AGGCAGGCCCGGATTCCGACCTTCAACAGCGACTCGTCCTCCGTGAATTGCTTCGATTCCGCCAGATCCTGCTCGATATGGGGGCGTTGCTGAGCCATGACCCACCCGACACCTGTTCCTTCCTCAATGGCGAAGACACCTTCATGCCATCCGGTGGCAGGTTGGTCAGGCGCCAGCCGGAGCACCCTCCCCTCCAGATCTGCATCATTTTGTCGCAGGATGAGTCCCATCCGATCGTAATGAACGAGCCGTCCCACCTCTGTGGCGAAAGCTTGATAGACCTCACTGAGATCAAATGAGGCGCCGATGACTCCGGTCAATCGATTGACCGCCGTAAGACGATAAGCTCGCTGTTGCAGAGTGACGTACGATCCGGCATCCAAGACCACCAGCTCAGCGTGGCCGGCAGCAAGGACATCCAGCGCCTCCTGCGTCGATGGGGCTTGCAGGACCAAGAATCCTTGACGCGTGAGCAGCTCACGGAGTCGGAGGATTGATCCGACACCGTCCCCGACAATCAGGGCCGTCTTACTCTCATCTTCACGATGTTCCGGCATGCTATCACTCAAGGCTGACACAACCTCTTCACGTGATGACTGGTAACTACTCAAGGTGTTTAGGCTGAAGGCTGAAGGTTCTGAATTATCTCGCAAGGCACGAATCAAGACCGTTCTCGGTTTCTACCCCTAAAAGCCTTCAGCCTTCAGCCTACCCACCTGAGTACTTACGATGGATGCTACACGATTTCGTTTGCCGGACAAGAAAAAACCAGGCAGCGAGCGGCCGCGTTACCGATAGTTGTCGAACTGCAGGTCGATGCCACAATCGTGCGCTCGAAGCGCTTGCATGACAGCTTGCAGATCGTCTTTACTCTTCGCCGAGACCCGTATCTGATCGCCTTGGATCTGCGCAGTAACCTTAAAACCAAGCCCCCTGATCACCTTGGCGACCTCTTTGGCCTTGTCTGCGGAGATACCTTGCTGCAGCGTTACCCGCTGCCGCAGGGTCCCTTTAGCCGCCGGCTCAGTGGCTTCGTAGACAAGGGCCTTCAGAGATACCTTTCGCCGCACCAGCTTCGATTCCAGCAGGTCCACCACAGCCTTCAGCTTGTAGGTATCGTCAGCGTGGAGCAGGAGACCTTGCTCGTCCCGCACGACGCGACAGGCTGTTCCCTTAAAATCGAACCGCTGCTGGATCTCTTTCATGACCTGCTGTACAGCGTTGTCTACCTCCTGCAAATCAACCGTTGAGCTGATATCGAAGGACGCCTCATTGGACACGTGTGATCTCCTTTTGGCTATGGAACGGGAGGCTTGAGAGGGGCCACGACATCCGTCCCTGGCGGTGGCGAGAATTGAAACAACTCGCCTTTTAGACCGCTGTTGACCTTCTGCTTGGACAGCTCGACCTCAGTGGTGTTGCCATACAGGTCAAAAACCGTAAGTCGCTGGATGAAGAAACTTTCCCGATCCACCCCCAGGATCACCCGCTTGAAGGACATATCCTTCCCCTTGGGGGTCAACTCCATGAGGTACT
This genomic window from Candidatus Methylomirabilis limnetica contains:
- a CDS encoding YajQ family cyclic di-GMP-binding protein, with the protein product MSNEASFDISSTVDLQEVDNAVQQVMKEIQQRFDFKGTACRVVRDEQGLLLHADDTYKLKAVVDLLESKLVRRKVSLKALVYEATEPAAKGTLRQRVTLQQGISADKAKEVAKVIRGLGFKVTAQIQGDQIRVSAKSKDDLQAVMQALRAHDCGIDLQFDNYR